One region of Peromyscus eremicus chromosome 4, PerEre_H2_v1, whole genome shotgun sequence genomic DNA includes:
- the LOC131909192 gene encoding ankyrin repeat domain-containing protein 26-like isoform X3 produces the protein MTAAIAVSHWLNKKTCDEKNKAVEHMDAMDDHQLSESVSENDDLPDYDNILMIVDQLQMNYKDSGRRLEIQDAVHSYKMIIGRNQSHSELLTEKSNKIKNQASEVLKKPQETEKRKSRLRCRNEEQQPEPIDVGLAGKQEAQQRNAHYLYEKIRKQLTEKEEQYKKEKQQLETRLGAQDMELRHLRNDMIKLQEAWNQKAEAEDSDGMTKGHLQRVEQEIFKLKETIKKQAETLEQLERKLLSKDKGLVRTESLIQAGQEFFTNFREIYTTSVMNQLELRIQSLESKISEMKTQTRDDVIVLENYNKLHQSHKLRQTEAQLKEVTAQFLILIQHNMSLLNMLSSILASECCCVASFQSSLGSLFTQENMVTPTSGPQSSKHHITANLGVSADDNEDFNKELIKLVLCPQPELDHTEKKRMELAKEKTLSKKCFKWTKTSAERENGEQSFSDVSNTRQFKKDSPVDLPRHEIREENQQTFDDIIGNHKALCIRPQKSTLTNLQLKHPEELTHHTSYKAEPKQYEDPYLEMVKMTKSLSREQLKSKDRRDEAMRNNFEKMKLYGSALNMYTTSPAPGFAAGHPRNSRKRNGSFIQGEPLVPGSKPLHFVESLGSYLGRVSCAILFDYGFRRLL, from the exons GCTGAATAAGAAAACATGTGATGAAAAGAACAAG GCTGTAGAACACATGGATGCCATGGATGATCACCAGTTATCCGAATCAGTCTCTGAGAATGATGATTTACCTGATTATGACAATATATTGATGATAGTTGACCAACTTCAAATGAACTATAAAG ATTCTGGAAGACGGTTGGAAATCCAGGATGCAGTTCATTCATATAAAATGATAATAGGACGTAACCAAAGTCACTCAGAGTTACTTAcagaaaaaagtaataaaataaaaaaccaagcTAGTGAAGTGCTAAAGAAGccacaagaaacagaaaagaggaaatcaCGGCTCAGGTGTAGAAATGAAGAACAGCAACCAGAACCGATTGATGTGGG ATTGGCTGGAAAACAAGAAGCACAACAAAGAAATGCTCATTATCTCTATGAAAAAATTAGGAAGCAATTAACTGAAAAAGAAGagcaatataaaaaagaaaaacaacaacttgAAACGCGCCTTGGAGCACAAGATATGGAACTGAGGCATCTCAGAAATGATATGATTAAG cTGCAAGAAGCATGGAATCAAAAGGCCGAGGCTGAAGACAGTGATGGGATGACAAAGGGACATCTACAAAG GGTAGAACAAGAAATTTTCAAGTTAAAAGAAACCATCAAAAAGCAAGCAGAGACATTAGAACAACTTGAGAGAAAACTATTAAGTAAAGATAAAGGTTTGGTAAGAACTGAGAGTCTG ataCAAGCAGGTCAAGAATTTTTTACTAATTTCAGAGAAATTTATACTACTTCAGTAATGAATCAGCTGGAACTCAGAATCCAAAGTCTGGAAAGCAAGATCTCTGAAATGAAGACTCAAACACGTGATGATGTAATAGTGCTGGAAAACTATAACAAACTTCATCAATCACATAAACTGAGACA GACTGAAGCCCAGCTGAAGGAGGTCACTGCCCAGTTCCTCATACTGATTCAGCACAATATGTCATTACTAAACATGCTAAGCTCCATACTTGCCTCGGAGTGTTGCTGTGTCGCAAGTTTTCAGAGCAGTTTGGGAAGTCTCTTTACCCAAGAGAACATGGTGACTCCCACATCAGGCCCACAATCTTCAAAGCACCACATAACAGCCAACCTGGGTGTG TCTGCAGATGACAATGAAGATTTCAATAAAGAACTCATCAAGTTAGTTCTGTGTCCACAGCCTGAGCTGGATCACACAGAGAAGAAACGCATGGAACTAGCTAAAGAGAAAACTCT AAGcaaaaaatgtttcaaatggACAAAAACCTCAGCTGAGCGTGAAAATGGAGAGCAGAGTTTCTCTGATGTTTCGAACACCAGGCAATTTAAAAAGGATAGTCCAGTTGATTTACCAAGACATGAG ataagagaagaaaatcaacaaaCTTTTGATGACATAATAGGAAACCATAAAGCTTTGTGCATAAGGCCACAGAAATCCACACTTACAAACCTGCAATTGAAACATCCAGAAGAATTAACTCATCACACCTCATATAAAGCTGAACCAAAACAATATGAGGATCCCTATCTAGAAATGGTAAAAATGACAAAGTCGTTATCTCGTGAACAACTAAA GTCTAAGGACAGGCGAGATGAGGCCATGAGGAATAACTTTGAGAAAATGAAGCTTTACGGTTCTGCACTGAACATGTACACAACGAGCCCTGCTCCGGGGTTTGCGGCTGGCCATCCCCGCAACAGTCGGAAACGCAACGGAAGTTTCATTCAAGGAGAACCCTTAGTCCCAGGCTCCAAGCCACTGCACTTTGTGGAGAGTCTGGGCAGCTATCTGGGCAGGGTCAGCTGCGCTATACTTTTCGATTATGGTTTCAGACGTCTgttataa